The Longimicrobium sp. genome contains a region encoding:
- the purL gene encoding phosphoribosylformylglycinamidine synthase subunit PurL, giving the protein MPPTSRPGDPAITAELVAEHKLSPEEYELILGILEREPTYTELGVFSAMWSEHCGYKNSRPLLKKLPTQAPWVLQGPGENAGVIDVGDGLAVAFKIESHNHPSAVEPYQGAATGVGGILRDVFTMGARPIAMLNSLRFGELDGAGGDRVRYLMSGVVKGIGDYGNCVGIPTVAGEVYFDGAYEGNPLVNAMCVGLMKADELIRGVAEGVGNPIMAVGARTGRDGIHGATFASAELSEEAEAKRPMVQVGDPFTEKLLLEASLELIRSGHIVGIQDMGAAGLVSSSTEMAARGGTGVEIEITRVPVREQGMTPYEILLSETQERMLVVARDGREEEVRAILGKWELDAETIGHVTDTGRYVVLENGVTVVDLPGEPLVNACPTYTREGVESPEVVALRNWPTADLQPRAEEADPAWTLRQLLDSPTVASKRWVYEQYDSTVRTNTVVGPGSDAAVLRLRGTNKAIAATVDCNARYVYLNPYRGGQIAVAEAARNLVCSGALPRAVTDNLNFGNPLKPDVYFQLSESLRGIGEACTVLATPVTGGNVSLYNENPRGAIFPTPTIGMVGVVEDLAHVTTVAFKGEGDVIGLLGTNRDELGGSEYLKVVHGRLAGDAPALDLEQEAALQRALLAAIRAGLVRSAHDTAEGGLAVTLAECAFAASPACGVDVELEDDIRQAALLFGETQSRVVVSCRPDDWERLAAVMAEHGVPAARIGTVGAPDGPFRIATRGGVLDARVSELVAVYESAIPRRMDGSVGDVMTSLRSEVQNGQE; this is encoded by the coding sequence ATGCCCCCCACGTCCCGCCCCGGAGACCCCGCCATCACCGCCGAGCTGGTGGCGGAGCACAAGCTTTCGCCCGAGGAGTACGAGCTGATCCTGGGCATCCTCGAGCGCGAGCCCACGTACACGGAGCTGGGGGTGTTCAGCGCCATGTGGAGCGAGCACTGCGGCTACAAGAACAGCCGCCCGCTCCTCAAGAAGCTCCCCACCCAGGCGCCGTGGGTGCTGCAGGGCCCCGGCGAGAACGCCGGCGTCATCGACGTGGGCGACGGGCTGGCGGTCGCGTTCAAAATCGAATCGCACAACCACCCATCCGCCGTGGAGCCGTACCAGGGCGCCGCGACGGGCGTCGGCGGCATCCTGCGCGACGTCTTCACCATGGGCGCGCGCCCCATCGCCATGCTCAACTCCCTCCGCTTCGGCGAGCTGGACGGCGCCGGGGGCGACCGCGTGCGCTACCTGATGTCCGGTGTGGTGAAGGGAATCGGCGACTACGGCAACTGCGTCGGCATCCCCACCGTGGCGGGTGAGGTGTACTTCGACGGCGCGTACGAGGGGAATCCGCTCGTCAACGCCATGTGCGTCGGGCTGATGAAGGCGGACGAGCTGATCCGCGGCGTGGCCGAGGGCGTGGGGAACCCCATCATGGCCGTGGGCGCGCGCACCGGGCGAGACGGCATCCACGGCGCCACCTTCGCATCGGCCGAGCTGAGCGAGGAGGCGGAGGCCAAGCGCCCCATGGTGCAGGTGGGCGACCCCTTCACCGAAAAGCTCCTCCTGGAGGCGTCGCTGGAGCTGATCCGCTCCGGGCACATCGTCGGCATCCAGGACATGGGCGCGGCGGGGCTCGTCTCCTCCTCCACCGAGATGGCGGCGCGCGGCGGCACCGGGGTGGAGATCGAGATCACCCGCGTCCCCGTGCGCGAGCAGGGGATGACGCCGTACGAGATCCTCCTCTCCGAGACGCAGGAGCGGATGCTGGTGGTGGCCAGGGACGGGCGCGAGGAGGAGGTGCGCGCCATCCTCGGCAAGTGGGAGCTGGACGCGGAGACGATCGGCCACGTCACGGACACCGGCCGCTACGTCGTCCTGGAGAACGGCGTGACGGTCGTCGACCTTCCCGGGGAGCCGCTGGTCAACGCCTGCCCGACCTACACCCGCGAGGGCGTCGAGTCGCCCGAAGTAGTTGCGCTGCGCAACTGGCCCACCGCCGATCTCCAGCCGCGCGCGGAGGAGGCGGACCCGGCGTGGACGCTGCGGCAGCTCCTGGACTCGCCCACGGTCGCGTCGAAGCGCTGGGTGTACGAGCAGTACGACAGCACGGTGAGGACGAACACCGTCGTGGGGCCGGGGTCGGACGCGGCGGTGCTGCGGCTGCGCGGCACCAACAAGGCGATCGCGGCGACGGTGGACTGCAACGCGCGCTACGTGTACCTCAACCCGTACCGCGGCGGTCAGATCGCCGTGGCCGAGGCGGCGCGAAACCTGGTTTGCTCCGGTGCCCTGCCCCGCGCCGTGACGGACAACCTCAACTTCGGCAACCCGCTGAAGCCGGACGTCTACTTCCAGCTCTCGGAGTCGCTGCGCGGCATCGGCGAGGCGTGCACGGTGCTGGCGACGCCCGTAACCGGCGGCAACGTGTCGCTGTACAACGAAAATCCGCGCGGCGCCATCTTCCCCACTCCGACCATTGGAATGGTGGGCGTGGTGGAGGACCTGGCGCACGTCACCACCGTCGCCTTCAAGGGCGAGGGCGACGTCATCGGATTGCTGGGGACGAACCGCGACGAATTGGGCGGGAGCGAGTATCTGAAGGTTGTCCACGGCCGCCTCGCCGGCGACGCGCCCGCGCTCGACCTGGAGCAGGAGGCTGCGCTGCAGCGTGCGCTCCTCGCCGCCATCCGCGCCGGGCTGGTCCGTTCCGCGCACGACACGGCGGAGGGCGGGTTGGCCGTCACGCTGGCGGAGTGCGCGTTCGCGGCGTCGCCGGCGTGCGGTGTGGATGTGGAGCTGGAGGACGACATCCGCCAGGCGGCGCTCCTGTTCGGCGAGACGCAGAGCCGCGTCGTCGTCTCCTGCCGTCCGGACGATTGGGAGCGGCTGGCGGCGGTGATGGCGGAGCACGGTGTCCCGGCGGCACGCATCGGCACGGTGGGTGCGCCGGACGGGCCGTTCCGCATCGCCACGCGCGGCGGTGTGCTGGATGCGCGGGTGTCGGAGCTGGTAGCGGTGTATGAGTCCGCCATCCCGCGCCGCATGGACGGCAGCGTCGGAGACGTGATGACGTCGCTGCGGTCCGAGGTGCAGAACGGGCAGGAGTAG
- the bamE gene encoding outer membrane protein assembly factor BamE, with the protein MARTAALIFAVALLAAASPAAAQTISPGMTAAQVRSLLGDPVTVRSAGDWSYLYYLNGCAVRCGSDDVVFIQNDRVVAAVFRTGRRRFAGPVAGVALDGTAGRGDSDAGMVRLDETPERPTQMRVRDGAREEPGRTVIGRPGAARVGGVRLEGGGSGGTTIIRRDDTDPRDDARRGGPPARVGSQDARGRVNDTRPDDRNQLTGTGVDSPDDDVAAVDSARGAPATAVDDARRAREGRVEANTVRRGNTAATADSTLNRARRERERNVTPRTVTRP; encoded by the coding sequence ATGGCGAGAACGGCGGCTCTAATTTTTGCGGTGGCGCTGCTGGCGGCCGCTTCGCCCGCGGCGGCGCAGACGATCTCCCCGGGGATGACCGCCGCGCAGGTGCGCTCGCTGCTGGGCGATCCCGTCACGGTGCGCAGCGCGGGCGACTGGAGCTACCTCTACTACCTGAACGGGTGCGCGGTCCGCTGCGGCTCGGATGACGTGGTCTTCATCCAGAACGACCGCGTGGTGGCCGCCGTCTTCCGCACGGGCCGCCGCCGCTTCGCCGGCCCGGTCGCCGGCGTCGCGCTGGACGGCACCGCCGGGCGGGGTGACTCCGACGCCGGGATGGTGCGCCTCGACGAGACCCCCGAGCGCCCCACGCAGATGCGCGTCCGCGACGGCGCGCGCGAGGAGCCGGGGCGCACGGTCATCGGCCGTCCCGGCGCGGCGCGCGTGGGCGGCGTGCGGCTGGAAGGCGGCGGCTCGGGCGGCACCACCATCATCCGCCGCGACGACACGGACCCGCGGGACGATGCGCGCCGCGGAGGCCCTCCGGCTCGCGTCGGCAGCCAGGATGCGCGGGGCCGCGTGAACGACACGCGCCCGGACGATCGCAACCAGCTCACCGGCACGGGCGTGGACAGCCCGGACGACGACGTGGCGGCGGTGGACTCCGCCCGCGGCGCCCCCGCCACCGCCGTGGACGACGCCCGCCGCGCCCGCGAGGGCCGGGTGGAGGCCAACACCGTCCGCCGCGGCAACACCGCCGCCACCGCCGACTCCACGCTGAACCGCGCCCGCCGCGAGCGCGAGCGGAACGTGACCCCGAGGACGGTGACAAGGCCCTGA
- the purQ gene encoding phosphoribosylformylglycinamidine synthase subunit PurQ: MKIGVVTFPGSNCDYDCFKAVQEQMEAEAVYLWHREHDLQGVDAVFLPGGFSYGDYLRAGAIAAQSPIMREVAAFAREGGPVAGICNGFQILCEAELLPGALMRNRSLKFRSHQVHLRVERDDLPFTSEYTAGQVLRVPIAHGEGCYFADEATLDRVEGEGLVAFRYSAPDGTINAEANPNGAARNIAGIVNQRGNVLGMMPHPERAVDALLGSTDGLGLFRSLAAHLARA; the protein is encoded by the coding sequence GTGAAGATCGGCGTGGTGACCTTTCCCGGCTCCAACTGCGACTACGACTGCTTCAAGGCCGTGCAGGAGCAGATGGAGGCCGAGGCCGTCTACCTCTGGCACCGCGAGCACGACCTGCAGGGGGTGGACGCCGTCTTTCTTCCCGGCGGCTTCAGCTACGGCGACTACCTGCGCGCCGGCGCCATCGCCGCGCAGAGCCCCATCATGCGCGAGGTGGCCGCCTTCGCGCGCGAGGGCGGCCCGGTCGCGGGGATCTGCAACGGCTTTCAGATCCTGTGCGAGGCGGAGCTCCTTCCCGGCGCGCTGATGAGGAACCGCTCGCTCAAGTTCCGCTCGCACCAGGTGCACCTGCGCGTGGAGCGCGACGACCTGCCCTTCACCAGCGAGTACACGGCGGGCCAGGTGCTGCGCGTGCCCATCGCGCACGGCGAGGGGTGCTACTTCGCGGACGAGGCGACGCTGGACCGCGTGGAGGGCGAGGGGCTGGTCGCGTTCCGCTACTCCGCACCCGATGGCACGATCAACGCGGAGGCTAACCCCAACGGTGCCGCGCGCAACATCGCGGGGATCGTGAACCAGAGGGGGAACGTGCTCGGGATGATGCCACACCCCGAGCGCGCCGTGGACGCCCTGCTGGGCTCCACGGACGGCCTGGGGCTCTTCCGCTCCCTGGCCGCGCACCTGGCCCGCGCCTGA
- the purS gene encoding phosphoribosylformylglycinamidine synthase subunit PurS, producing the protein MTEYRIEVRVTPRRGILDPQGNAVAGALGTLGFRGVRDVHVGRLIVFHMDAESEDEARERGEAMCRQLLANPVTEDFSVQVAAAPGSAR; encoded by the coding sequence GTGACGGAGTACCGGATCGAAGTGCGCGTGACCCCCCGCCGCGGCATCCTGGACCCGCAGGGGAACGCGGTGGCGGGAGCGCTGGGCACCCTCGGCTTCCGCGGCGTGCGCGACGTGCACGTGGGGCGGCTGATCGTCTTCCACATGGACGCGGAGAGCGAGGACGAGGCGCGGGAGCGCGGCGAGGCGATGTGCCGCCAGCTCCTGGCCAACCCGGTGACGGAGGACTTCAGCGTGCAGGTGGCGGCGGCCCCCGGGAGCGCCCGGTGA
- the pssA gene encoding CDP-diacylglycerol--serine O-phosphatidyltransferase, protein MNVAVPRRRLRRGIVILPSAFTLGNLFLGVWAIVEASRGQFWNAGWMIVVAGIMDMFDGRIARFTATGSPFGEELDSLVDAVSFGVAPALLIYFTFFRQSAGEWSWIVCFLYIVAAILRLARFNIEQAGTEKSSFHGLPSPISGATLATFYAFTTTDVWQRFFHRVPMPRAAGFLALIVGVLMVSNVLYPVVPRFSFRTWSGRLAFFLAFAAIVAAFTVPQYFFFPMGLLYITWGLVRTVLAGFEEKLPDRDPMILEEPAEEEARELDYEEMRPKREQPHADEEAT, encoded by the coding sequence GTGAACGTCGCCGTCCCGCGCCGCCGGCTCCGCCGCGGCATCGTCATCCTCCCCAGCGCCTTCACCCTGGGGAACCTGTTCCTGGGGGTGTGGGCGATCGTGGAGGCGTCGCGCGGCCAGTTCTGGAACGCGGGGTGGATGATCGTGGTGGCCGGGATCATGGACATGTTCGACGGCCGCATCGCCCGCTTCACCGCCACCGGGTCGCCCTTTGGCGAGGAGCTGGACTCGCTGGTGGACGCCGTGTCGTTCGGCGTGGCGCCGGCGCTGCTCATCTACTTCACCTTCTTCCGCCAGAGCGCGGGGGAGTGGAGCTGGATCGTCTGCTTCCTCTACATCGTGGCGGCCATCCTGCGCCTGGCGCGCTTCAACATCGAGCAGGCGGGGACGGAAAAGTCGTCGTTCCACGGGCTCCCCTCCCCCATCTCGGGCGCTACGCTGGCGACGTTCTACGCCTTCACCACCACCGACGTGTGGCAGCGCTTCTTCCATCGCGTCCCCATGCCGAGGGCGGCGGGGTTCCTGGCGCTGATCGTGGGGGTGCTGATGGTGAGCAACGTGCTCTACCCGGTGGTGCCGCGCTTCTCCTTCCGCACCTGGAGCGGGCGGCTGGCCTTCTTTCTGGCGTTCGCGGCCATCGTGGCGGCCTTCACGGTGCCGCAGTACTTCTTCTTCCCCATGGGCCTCCTGTACATCACCTGGGGCCTGGTGAGGACGGTGCTGGCGGGATTCGAAGAGAAGCTGCCGGACCGCGACCCCATGATCCTTGAAGAGCCCGCGGAGGAAGAGGCGCGCGAGCTGGACTATGAAGAGATGCGGCCCAAGCGCGAGCAGCCGCACGCTGACGAGGAGGCGACGTGA
- a CDS encoding phosphoribosylaminoimidazolesuccinocarboxamide synthase, which yields MPLRVRGKVRDVYDLGDALLMVATDRVSAFDVVMPDAVPRKGEVLTLLSAWWFARTADLVPNHLLSVDPDAIAERYPALAPLREVWARRSMLVRRLEPFPVECVVRGYLSGSAWKEYRESGTLAGEPLPAGLRESDPLPEPLFSPATKAESGHDENIAFARMREIVGAEAAGRLRAHSLALYGRGRETAARAGIIVADTKFEFGTDADGTLRVMDEVLTPDSSRFWPADLYQPGRGQPSLDKQPLRDWLESLVAEGRWAKAPPGPPLPPDVVAETSARYQDAFRRLTGMTLDDFPLHSPESA from the coding sequence TTGCCGCTGCGCGTGCGGGGCAAGGTGCGGGACGTGTACGACCTCGGAGACGCGCTGTTGATGGTCGCCACCGACCGGGTGAGCGCCTTCGACGTGGTGATGCCCGACGCCGTGCCGCGCAAGGGCGAGGTGCTCACCCTGCTCTCGGCGTGGTGGTTCGCGCGCACGGCCGACCTGGTGCCCAACCACCTGCTGTCGGTGGATCCGGATGCGATCGCGGAGCGCTACCCCGCCCTGGCGCCGCTGCGCGAGGTGTGGGCGCGGCGGTCGATGCTGGTGAGGAGGCTGGAGCCGTTCCCGGTGGAGTGCGTGGTGCGCGGATACCTGAGCGGCTCCGCGTGGAAGGAGTACCGCGAAAGCGGCACCCTGGCCGGCGAGCCGCTCCCCGCGGGGCTGCGCGAGAGCGACCCGCTCCCCGAGCCGCTCTTCTCCCCCGCCACCAAGGCGGAATCGGGACACGACGAGAACATCGCCTTCGCCCGCATGCGGGAGATCGTGGGCGCGGAAGCGGCCGGCCGCCTCCGCGCCCATTCCCTTGCGCTCTACGGCCGCGGGCGCGAGACGGCGGCGCGGGCGGGGATCATCGTGGCGGACACCAAGTTCGAGTTCGGCACGGACGCGGACGGGACGCTGCGGGTGATGGACGAGGTGCTGACGCCCGACTCGTCGCGCTTCTGGCCGGCCGACCTGTACCAGCCGGGGCGCGGACAGCCCTCGCTGGACAAGCAGCCGCTGCGCGATTGGCTCGAATCGCTGGTGGCGGAGGGGCGCTGGGCCAAAGCGCCGCCGGGCCCGCCTCTGCCACCTGACGTGGTGGCGGAGACCTCCGCGCGCTACCAGGACGCCTTCCGCCGGCTGACGGGTATGACACTGGACGACTTCCCCCTGCACTCCCCGGAGTCCGCGTGA
- a CDS encoding TlpA disulfide reductase family protein: MSAKRIASFFPLIALLFATGLVIVLSRQLDGARKERDLVMERSRSLQPGAYVPVQSTPTLDGAPVVLGEVAPGTRQVLFVYNTQCPFCLASIPAWKSIAGQLQGNPAARVVAVSLDSLEATRRYAQQHGLGYPSAILLDPRTASLFRFNNVPQTLVIDERGRVMHSRVGRLDVGPAADSVLAAVARPLPGAPATARTSAPARTPG; encoded by the coding sequence ATGTCCGCGAAGCGAATCGCGTCGTTCTTCCCCCTGATCGCCCTGCTCTTCGCCACCGGGCTGGTGATCGTCCTGTCGCGCCAGCTGGATGGCGCACGCAAGGAGCGCGACCTCGTCATGGAGCGCTCGCGCAGCCTGCAGCCCGGCGCGTACGTCCCCGTGCAGAGCACGCCCACGCTGGACGGCGCCCCCGTCGTGCTGGGCGAGGTGGCTCCCGGTACGCGACAGGTTCTCTTCGTCTACAACACGCAGTGCCCGTTCTGCCTGGCGAGCATCCCCGCCTGGAAGAGCATCGCGGGCCAGCTCCAGGGCAACCCCGCGGCCCGTGTGGTGGCGGTGTCGCTGGACAGCCTGGAGGCGACGCGCCGCTACGCGCAGCAGCACGGCCTGGGCTACCCTTCGGCGATCCTGCTCGACCCGCGCACGGCGAGCCTCTTCCGCTTCAACAACGTCCCGCAGACGCTGGTGATCGACGAGCGCGGCCGCGTGATGCACTCGCGCGTCGGCCGGCTGGACGTGGGCCCCGCCGCGGACTCGGTGCTCGCCGCCGTCGCGCGCCCGCTCCCCGGTGCCCCGGCGACCGCCCGCACATCCGCGCCCGCCCGCACCCCAGGCTGA
- a CDS encoding carboxypeptidase M32 yields MSEIQSADAPYAELQRHLRESAMLASAAAVLGWDQETYMPVKAAALRGEQMAALSAIVHERRTAARVGELIAQCEEDPSLRGDKEAQANLRALRREYDRATRIPTSLVRSFAQTTSRAMHEWRGAREAGNFGAFAPWLQEVVNLNRERADALGVPPGGEVYDALLEDFEPGMTAAEIRSTFDALRAGLAPLIREVASSGRRPDDSWQRTAVPIERQVAFNRGVMEGMGFDFEAGRLDVSTHPFCEGIGPHDVRITTRYREDAWADALSATMHETGHALYEQNLPKAERFGQPLAEAASMGIHESQSRMWENLVGRSRPFWEWALPRMQAALGEPALHALDVDTVYRGMNVVQPHLIRIESDEATYNLHIMMRFDLELALLTGDLAVKDLPAAWNDRMRDDLGLTVPGDAQGALQDIHWSMGAIGYFPTYTLGNLYAAQFWTTIRDALPDLDDQLRRGEFAPLTAWLRENIHAHGRRYTAPELCQRITGRPLSHAPLLGYLEGKLRPIYGI; encoded by the coding sequence ATGAGCGAGATCCAGTCCGCCGACGCGCCATACGCCGAGCTGCAGCGCCACCTCCGCGAGTCGGCGATGCTGGCCTCCGCCGCGGCGGTGCTGGGGTGGGACCAGGAGACGTACATGCCCGTCAAGGCCGCCGCCCTGCGCGGCGAGCAGATGGCGGCCCTCTCCGCCATCGTGCACGAGCGCCGCACCGCCGCGCGCGTGGGCGAGCTGATCGCCCAGTGCGAGGAGGACCCGTCGCTGCGCGGCGACAAGGAAGCGCAGGCCAACCTCCGCGCCCTGCGCCGCGAGTACGACCGCGCCACGCGCATCCCCACGTCGCTGGTGCGCTCCTTTGCGCAGACCACGTCGCGCGCCATGCACGAATGGCGCGGCGCGCGCGAGGCGGGGAACTTCGGCGCGTTCGCCCCGTGGCTGCAGGAGGTCGTGAACCTGAACCGCGAGCGGGCCGATGCGCTGGGCGTGCCCCCCGGCGGCGAGGTGTACGACGCGCTGCTGGAGGATTTCGAACCCGGCATGACCGCCGCCGAGATCCGCAGCACCTTTGACGCGCTGCGCGCAGGGCTGGCACCGCTCATCCGCGAGGTGGCGTCGTCGGGGCGGCGGCCGGACGACTCCTGGCAGCGCACCGCCGTGCCCATCGAGCGGCAGGTGGCGTTCAACCGTGGGGTGATGGAGGGGATGGGCTTCGACTTCGAGGCGGGGCGGCTGGACGTCTCCACCCACCCGTTCTGCGAGGGGATCGGGCCGCACGACGTGCGCATCACCACCCGCTACCGCGAGGATGCCTGGGCCGATGCCCTCAGCGCCACGATGCACGAGACGGGGCACGCGCTGTACGAGCAGAACCTTCCCAAGGCGGAGCGCTTCGGGCAGCCGCTGGCGGAGGCGGCCAGCATGGGGATACACGAGAGCCAATCGCGGATGTGGGAGAACCTGGTGGGGCGCTCGCGACCGTTCTGGGAGTGGGCGCTCCCGCGCATGCAGGCCGCGCTCGGCGAGCCCGCCCTGCACGCGCTGGACGTGGACACGGTGTACCGCGGGATGAACGTCGTACAGCCGCACCTGATCCGCATCGAGAGCGACGAGGCGACGTACAACCTGCACATCATGATGCGCTTCGACCTGGAGCTCGCGCTGCTGACCGGTGACCTCGCGGTCAAGGACCTCCCCGCCGCCTGGAACGACCGCATGCGCGACGACCTGGGGCTCACCGTGCCCGGCGACGCGCAGGGGGCGCTTCAGGACATCCACTGGTCGATGGGGGCGATCGGGTACTTCCCCACCTACACGCTGGGGAACCTGTACGCCGCGCAGTTCTGGACCACGATCCGCGATGCACTCCCCGACCTGGACGACCAGCTCCGCCGAGGCGAGTTCGCGCCGCTGACGGCGTGGCTGCGCGAGAACATCCACGCCCACGGCCGCCGCTACACCGCCCCCGAGCTGTGCCAGCGGATCACGGGCCGGCCGCTGAGCCACGCGCCGCTTCTGGGGTATCTGGAAGGGAAGCTGCGGCCGATCTATGGGATCTGA
- the upp gene encoding uracil phosphoribosyltransferase, translating into MSQFPNLTVIRHPLIRHKLAVLRDKETSKKKFKELVDEIATLMAYEVTRDLPVHDVEIETPLERTTEEMIFGKKLTLVPILRAGLGMVDGVARLMPSVRVGHIGLYRDHETLEPVDYYFKIPSTPNERHFIVLDPMLATGGSASAAVTSLKKQGVARIQFVCLVAAPEGVQRMLNDHPDVQIFTAALDRELNEQGYILPGLGDAGDRLFGTK; encoded by the coding sequence GTGAGCCAATTTCCCAACCTGACCGTCATCCGGCACCCGCTGATCCGCCACAAGCTGGCGGTGCTGCGCGACAAGGAAACTTCCAAGAAGAAGTTCAAGGAGCTCGTCGACGAGATCGCCACCCTGATGGCGTACGAGGTCACCCGCGACCTCCCCGTCCACGACGTGGAGATCGAGACCCCGCTGGAGCGCACCACCGAGGAGATGATCTTCGGCAAGAAGCTGACGCTCGTCCCCATCCTGCGTGCCGGGCTGGGGATGGTGGATGGCGTGGCGCGGCTGATGCCCTCGGTGCGCGTGGGCCACATCGGCCTGTACCGCGACCACGAGACGCTGGAGCCGGTCGACTACTACTTCAAGATCCCCAGCACCCCCAACGAGCGCCACTTCATCGTCCTGGATCCTATGCTGGCCACGGGCGGCTCCGCGTCGGCGGCGGTGACGTCGCTCAAGAAGCAGGGCGTGGCGCGCATCCAGTTCGTCTGCCTGGTCGCCGCCCCCGAAGGCGTGCAGCGCATGCTCAACGACCACCCCGACGTCCAGATCTTCACCGCCGCCCTGGACCGGGAGCTGAACGAGCAGGGCTACATCCTCCCCGGCCTCGGCGACGCCGGCGACCGGCTGTTCGGCACGAAGTAA
- a CDS encoding DUF433 domain-containing protein, translating to MMNWSACAAVESDPERVSGAWVFRGTRVPVAALFENLEDGVAVDEFVQLFPGVTLDQVRSALEHVAQSALAA from the coding sequence ATGATGAACTGGTCTGCCTGTGCCGCGGTTGAGAGCGATCCCGAGCGGGTAAGCGGAGCCTGGGTGTTTCGAGGCACGCGCGTGCCCGTGGCGGCGCTGTTCGAGAATCTAGAAGACGGCGTTGCCGTCGATGAGTTCGTGCAACTCTTTCCCGGCGTGACCCTGGATCAGGTGCGGAGCGCACTGGAGCACGTCGCTCAAAGCGCGCTCGCGGCGTAA